Part of the Natrinema sp. CBA1119 genome, ATGATGGAGCACGTCGACGATATCGCGGCGAAAATCGTGTTAGCCACGAGCGACGGTGACTCCATCCGCCAAATCGCTCACAAGGTCGACGGGACCTACTCGTGGGTGTACACCTGGATCGAACGCTTAGAGGATATCGATGTCGTCGAGCGAAACGACGGCGTTCACGTGACCGCACCCACTGTCCGTGAAGGGTACGCTCATGCCATGGAAGCAATCAGTCGGCAGTCTCCGCCAACCACCGCAGAGGCGTACGTGTTGCCACACTTTTCACAGATGGCGTTCACATATACCAAAATCGACGCTGTCTATGTGTGGACACATGGTGGGTACCAGATTGCACGCGGTTCCGACGCCTATCCTGTATTTATGCGCGTTCATGATACGGACGTTGAACAATGGATATCGTTCTTCGAGCGATATGGGATTCCGAGCACCGTTGGCGAGCGCGATGACAGTGTTATCGACGACGCCCCAGGAGAGATCTACTACAGCTTGTACCCAACGACCGAACAGTTCGATCAAGAGTGGGTAGATGGTAACCCAGTGATTCCATTAGCCGAGGCAGTCGAGTACATGCAGGAGTATCGCTGGAATTTCGAGCCAGCATTACAGATGATCGCCGACGAATATGAGGTCGACATCGACGTTGATCGGTCCAGCTACATTCCATCGCAATGAGTCTCCCCGAACGTGAGAACGAGCTCTTATCGACGCTTCAAGCAATTATCAATGCCGGTCACCCATACGTTCTCGTCGGTGGATGGGCTGTCACTGCATTCAATCAACGGTTCTCAACCGATGTGGATCTCGTCATCCCTGAGACGGCATTAAAAGAATACGAATCCTTCCTTGCTGAACACGGGTACGAGCGGACTAACGAGTACGATACAAGTGCACTCTACGAAGGGCGCTTCATTCAGTTTTCGAAAGATGTTGGTAACCCAGTGAGCATTGAGTTGTTGGTGAACGCACTTCGGTGCCGACAGACAGACGCAGAGTGGTCGTATCGATACCTCACACAACATTCACAGCCAGCGACTGTCGGGCGGACGCTTACAGTTGATGCTCAGATCCCAGAACAAGAGTTGTTGCTGGCAATCAAGCTCCATAGCGGTCGATTAACGGATATTCGTGACGTAATCGCGGCTGCGACGGATGCAGACTTTGACCGCGTCGAAACTCATCTCCATCGGGGGGACCCAAGAGCGCTCTCCACCCAGCTTGAAGACATTCTCGAGCAATTGGCTGATGAATCGTTCATCGATGCCTTCAAAGGCGAATTCCAACAGAAAACTATCCCAGAGGACGACATCAAACGGGTCCGCAGGTTTCTTCGTGATCAGCAAGACCGACTCAAATAATCGGAACCACCTGTCTCTTCGGTATGCAGAAAGTGTTGGTTTAATATCCGTTCAGTATAGATCTGTCTGCTATATGACTGAGCCAACGGAGACAATTGAGATCGAGAACGTGGTTGCGTCGAGGGGGATCGACTAGGAACTCAATTTCGAACAGTTAGGAGAGGATCTAGATAGCGTGGAATATGATCCCGAGCAATTCCCTACTCGTGTATCGGACTCAAGATCCGAACGCCGCTGCCCTCATTTTCTGGCCGGGAATATTGTCTCTACCGGGGCCAATAGTGAAGAAGCTGTTCAAGAGTCGCTGACCATCGGTTTTGCTGCACTACGAGAGCTCGGAATCACAGTCATGGAATCACCTACGATTGAGATTCAAAACATCGTCAGCAGTGTTGACTTCAGACATCAGCTTAACCTCAACGCAATTGCGATCGGGCTTGGACTGGAAGTGGTGTAGTACGAACTCGAACAGTTCCCGAGACTGGTGTACCGGACAGATGAGCTGGATGTGGTGATTCTGCTCTTCGGTAGCGGGAAACTGGTGATCATCGGCGGATCACAGCTGAACGATACCGAGCACGCGATCGAAACTATTGCAGTTACCTTCAGCGACTTAAATCTCTTGTAGGTGGAACGCGTTTCTCTGATAGACTGGTTGATGGGGTGCCGGACACTCTTATACGAGCAGATAGATACTATCAGTAATGAGGGACGAGAAGCCACTGATGTCCTACCAGTTGACCACCCGTTGATCTCTGTGCCGCCCTTGATCTGATCAAGTGTGACCATCTCATCGTCGATATGAGTCGGATACTCGTGATCTTCCGGAACACGGTTTTCAACGTCGAGGTCCGTCACGGGATCTTGGAGTCTGCTGGTCAGGTTTCTATCGAAGTGCTCGATGCACCATTACAGGCAGCAGCTACTGGAAACATGCTGATAGAACAGTTTTTGAAGCAACTGGAAACCACGACAGAGACGGACTGGCGTGACACGCCCGCAGACAATTGACCGAATTTGACCAGCTTCGACACGATATCGGAATGCACCGACTACTGGGAGGGCCATTGATGCCATTGAAATTAAGTTCTCCACCGTATTCACGCTCTAGGCCGTCGAACTAAGCTAGACGTGAAATCAACACCGTTAACTGCTGTTTCTTGCTTTTCCCTCCCATGGGAATACCTCTGGTGGTGATGCTCAGTGGCGACGGATAAGGATGATCCGACGGCATCCCCTGACACTATTTCGTCCCTCTCACTCGATACGGTACTGGAGGTCCTGTCCAATCAGCGTCGCCGGTTTGCTCTCTATACCCTCATCGATACCTCAACCGATGTCGTTGACCTTCAGACGCTCATCG contains:
- a CDS encoding helix-turn-helix domain-containing protein — encoded protein: MMEHVDDIAAKIVLATSDGDSIRQIAHKVDGTYSWVYTWIERLEDIDVVERNDGVHVTAPTVREGYAHAMEAISRQSPPTTAEAYVLPHFSQMAFTYTKIDAVYVWTHGGYQIARGSDAYPVFMRVHDTDVEQWISFFERYGIPSTVGERDDSVIDDAPGEIYYSLYPTTEQFDQEWVDGNPVIPLAEAVEYMQEYRWNFEPALQMIADEYEVDIDVDRSSYIPSQ